The following coding sequences lie in one Cronobacter universalis NCTC 9529 genomic window:
- a CDS encoding methyl-accepting chemotaxis protein, with protein sequence MNLTKISRAIRRVVPRTRFGLMAGILCVITLFSALQILSTLMLSSLLGDTQQQVQHREAQRQQQAAMDDSRVTLLMASDLLNRAGIYFMQDKETGSVGSWNSLMDEAQAALKRSHTAFERYGKLNPSKDDPLKASYQNFYGALKEQADGLVSTNSIDAFFAVPVQAFQADFNDNFARYQSANAQRADNDSRELLGGLEQAQRLFIMALGVLLIIALLVWRSMAVWVIRPLTRLIAHINRLAAGDLCAPLPEGKLVNREMAELSQSIGQMQGGLQQLVNDVREATSAIVANIGELAAGNEQLFSHSALQAEELRKVTEHIETLEAHVEENSEYARVANARADEARGVAAGGDEMMQTVNHSMQDIVSRSSEMRGIVAMIDSVAFQTNILALNAAIEAAHAGNHGRGFAVVAKEVGLLARKSSHSTQTIQELIHHSLQGIEKGSEAVSKLEENLGRVMALVSHLTGLLGEIAVATVNQGDSIHQVTQRIGALNQVAGETGTLVQHTTQASLRLRDESRRLTEAVSRFRLPA encoded by the coding sequence ATGAACCTAACTAAAATTTCCCGCGCCATCCGGCGCGTCGTGCCGCGCACTCGCTTCGGGCTGATGGCCGGCATTCTGTGTGTTATTACGCTCTTCTCCGCACTGCAAATTCTCTCAACGCTCATGCTCTCGTCGCTGCTTGGCGACACGCAGCAGCAGGTCCAGCACCGCGAGGCGCAACGCCAGCAGCAGGCGGCGATGGATGACTCCCGCGTCACGCTCCTGATGGCAAGCGACTTGCTGAACCGTGCAGGCATCTACTTTATGCAGGATAAAGAAACCGGCTCGGTGGGAAGCTGGAACAGCCTGATGGATGAGGCGCAGGCCGCGCTGAAACGCTCCCATACCGCGTTTGAGCGCTACGGCAAACTCAATCCATCGAAAGACGATCCGCTGAAAGCAAGTTACCAGAATTTCTATGGCGCGCTGAAAGAGCAGGCGGACGGACTGGTCAGCACCAACAGCATTGACGCGTTTTTCGCGGTGCCGGTGCAGGCGTTCCAGGCCGATTTCAACGACAACTTCGCCCGCTATCAGAGCGCGAATGCGCAGCGAGCGGACAACGACAGCCGCGAGTTGCTGGGCGGGCTTGAGCAGGCGCAGCGGCTGTTTATCATGGCGCTCGGCGTGCTGCTGATTATCGCGCTGCTGGTATGGCGCAGTATGGCCGTCTGGGTGATCCGCCCGCTCACGCGGCTTATCGCGCATATCAACAGGCTGGCGGCAGGCGATCTCTGTGCGCCGCTGCCTGAGGGCAAGCTGGTAAACCGTGAAATGGCGGAGCTGAGCCAGAGCATCGGGCAGATGCAGGGCGGGCTGCAACAGCTGGTGAATGATGTGCGTGAGGCGACGTCCGCGATTGTCGCCAATATCGGCGAGCTGGCGGCGGGTAATGAGCAGCTTTTCAGCCACTCGGCACTGCAGGCGGAAGAGTTGCGAAAAGTCACTGAACATATCGAAACGCTGGAAGCGCATGTGGAAGAGAACAGCGAATACGCCCGCGTGGCGAACGCCCGCGCCGATGAAGCCCGTGGTGTGGCCGCCGGCGGTGACGAAATGATGCAGACGGTGAACCACTCGATGCAGGATATCGTCTCGCGCTCTTCCGAGATGCGCGGGATCGTGGCGATGATCGACAGCGTCGCGTTCCAGACCAATATTCTCGCGCTCAACGCGGCCATCGAAGCCGCGCACGCCGGAAACCACGGCCGCGGTTTCGCCGTGGTGGCGAAAGAGGTCGGGCTGCTGGCGCGTAAGAGCAGCCATTCGACGCAGACCATTCAGGAACTGATCCATCACTCGTTACAGGGGATAGAGAAAGGTTCGGAGGCGGTGTCGAAGCTTGAAGAGAATCTGGGCCGGGTGATGGCGCTGGTGAGTCATCTGACGGGGTTGCTGGGCGAAATCGCCGTGGCGACGGTCAACCAGGGCGACAGCATTCACCAGGTAACGCAGCGCATCGGCGCGCTCAACCAGGTGGCGGGTGAAACCGGAACGCTGGTGCAGCACACCACGCAGGCGTCGCTGCGCCTGCGTGATGAATCGCGCAGGCTCACGGAGGCCGTCTCCCGCTTTCGTCTTCCCGCCTGA
- a CDS encoding DUF4186 domain-containing protein: MDALFARLNRSAFRRRFHLGAKERQYCMDKGPEVIDQHAADFIARRLAPAEPANDGKQTPMRGHPVFIAQHATATCCRGCLAKWHNIPAGVALSAPQQAYVVTVIHRWLVQEMNR; the protein is encoded by the coding sequence ATGGATGCGCTGTTCGCGCGCCTGAACCGCTCCGCCTTTCGCCGCCGTTTTCACCTCGGCGCGAAAGAGCGGCAGTATTGTATGGATAAAGGCCCGGAGGTGATTGACCAGCACGCCGCGGACTTTATCGCCAGACGGCTGGCGCCCGCCGAGCCCGCCAATGACGGCAAACAGACGCCGATGCGCGGGCATCCGGTGTTTATCGCCCAGCACGCCACCGCCACCTGTTGTCGCGGGTGTCTGGCGAAGTGGCATAACATTCCGGCGGGCGTGGCGCTCAGCGCGCCGCAGCAGGCGTATGTCGTCACTGTCATCCACCGCTGGCTGGTGCAGGAGATGAACCGCTAA
- a CDS encoding alpha,alpha-trehalase produces the protein MDPESGELIPETRDVEPQPESIEGMPSPDALTPADRYLELFEHVQASRIFADSKTFPDCAPKVSPLTILMNYRQAKRLPGFDLRRFVEEHFYFPVINTNPYVSDPSRTLTEHIDSLWPILTRQPHEHLENSSLLPLPQAYIVPGGRFTETYYWDSYFTMLGLAESGRHDMLRCMADNFAWMIENYGHIPNGNRTYYLSRSQPPVFALMVELFEEDGVRGARRYLDHLLMEYAFWMDGADNLEPGQAFRHVVKMADGTLLNRYWDDRDTPRDESWREDVETAKLSGRPASEVYRDLRAGAASGWDYSSRWLRDADRLASIRTTHFLPVDLNAFIYKLETAIANIAQLKGIPATATVFRKKAIDRREAVNRYLWDNDMGAFRDYDWRRGQLASFSAACVVPLYVGLASYAQADRIAVNLRERLLSPGGILTTEVETEQQWDKPNGWAPLQWMAIQGLKNYGDDALADIIANNWLRTVKRFYNENHKLIEKYHIADYSPRPGGGGEYPLQDGFGWTNGVTRRLIALYGEP, from the coding sequence ATGGACCCTGAATCGGGTGAACTCATCCCGGAGACCCGCGATGTCGAGCCGCAGCCTGAATCCATCGAGGGGATGCCCTCGCCGGACGCGCTGACGCCGGCAGACCGCTATTTAGAGCTGTTTGAGCATGTTCAGGCCTCCCGTATTTTCGCGGACAGTAAAACGTTCCCGGACTGCGCGCCGAAAGTGTCGCCGCTGACCATTCTGATGAACTATCGTCAGGCGAAACGCCTGCCGGGCTTCGACCTGCGTCGTTTTGTCGAAGAGCATTTTTACTTTCCGGTTATCAATACCAATCCGTATGTCTCGGACCCGAGCCGGACGCTGACTGAACATATCGACAGCCTGTGGCCAATTCTGACGCGCCAGCCCCATGAGCATCTGGAGAACTCCTCGCTGCTGCCCCTGCCCCAGGCCTATATCGTGCCGGGCGGGCGCTTTACGGAGACCTACTACTGGGATTCCTATTTCACGATGCTCGGCCTTGCCGAAAGCGGCCGCCACGATATGCTGCGCTGCATGGCGGATAATTTCGCCTGGATGATTGAGAACTACGGGCATATCCCGAACGGCAACCGCACCTATTATCTGAGCCGCTCGCAGCCGCCGGTGTTCGCGCTGATGGTCGAGCTGTTTGAAGAAGATGGCGTGCGCGGCGCGCGACGCTACCTGGATCATCTGCTGATGGAATACGCGTTCTGGATGGATGGCGCGGACAACCTTGAACCAGGCCAGGCCTTCCGCCATGTGGTGAAAATGGCAGACGGCACGCTGCTGAACCGCTACTGGGACGATCGCGATACGCCGCGGGATGAATCCTGGCGCGAGGATGTGGAAACCGCGAAGCTCTCCGGGCGTCCGGCCAGTGAAGTCTATCGCGACCTGCGCGCGGGCGCGGCGTCCGGCTGGGACTACTCCTCCCGCTGGCTGCGCGACGCCGACCGGCTCGCGAGCATTCGCACCACGCACTTTTTGCCGGTGGATCTCAACGCGTTTATCTACAAGCTGGAAACCGCCATCGCCAATATCGCGCAGTTAAAAGGCATTCCGGCCACCGCGACGGTATTCCGTAAAAAAGCCATCGATCGCCGCGAAGCGGTTAACCGCTACCTGTGGGATAACGACATGGGCGCGTTCCGCGATTACGACTGGCGTCGCGGTCAGCTGGCGTCGTTTTCGGCGGCCTGCGTGGTGCCGCTGTATGTCGGGCTCGCCAGTTATGCGCAGGCGGATCGCATTGCGGTCAATCTGCGTGAACGCCTGCTCTCGCCGGGCGGGATCCTGACCACGGAAGTGGAAACGGAACAGCAGTGGGATAAACCGAACGGCTGGGCGCCGCTCCAGTGGATGGCCATTCAGGGCCTGAAAAACTACGGCGACGATGCGCTGGCGGATATTATCGCCAACAACTGGTTGCGTACGGTGAAACGATTCTACAATGAGAACCACAAGCTTATTGAGAAGTACCATATCGCCGACTACTCGCCCCGCCCCGGTGGCGGTGGCGAATACCCGTTGCAGGACGGCTTCGGCTGGACCAACGGCGTCACGCGCCGCCTGATTGCGCTCTATGGCGAACCGTAA
- the glsB gene encoding glutaminase B — protein MTHTLNNELLASILEQVRPLAAQGKVADYIPALADVPADRLGIAVCTVGGECFAAGDADERFSIQSISKVLSLVLAMGRYDDHEIWERVGKDPSGQPFNSLVQLELEQGKPRNPFINAGALVVCDMLQSRLSAPKQRMLEVVRGLCGAQDIIYDAAVARSEFEHSARNAAIAYLMKSFGNFHNDVITVLQNYFHYCALKMSCAELARAFLFLANQGRAPHLDTPVISPLQARQVNALMATSGMYESSGEFAWRVGMPGKSGVGGGIIAVVPHEMSIAVWSPALDHAGNSLAGIAALEILAREIGRSIF, from the coding sequence GTGACCCACACGCTTAATAACGAATTACTGGCTTCAATTCTCGAACAGGTGCGCCCGCTCGCCGCACAGGGCAAGGTGGCGGACTATATTCCGGCGCTGGCGGATGTACCCGCCGACCGGCTTGGCATCGCCGTCTGTACGGTCGGCGGCGAATGTTTTGCCGCAGGCGACGCCGATGAGCGCTTCTCCATTCAGTCGATCTCTAAAGTCCTGAGCCTGGTGCTGGCGATGGGCCGCTATGACGATCATGAGATCTGGGAGCGGGTAGGGAAAGATCCCTCCGGGCAGCCCTTTAACTCGCTGGTGCAGCTGGAGCTGGAGCAGGGCAAACCGCGTAACCCGTTTATCAACGCGGGCGCGCTGGTGGTCTGCGATATGCTGCAAAGCCGCTTAAGCGCCCCGAAACAGCGGATGCTGGAAGTGGTGCGCGGTCTGTGCGGCGCGCAGGATATTATTTACGACGCCGCCGTGGCGCGATCTGAGTTTGAGCACTCCGCCCGCAACGCCGCCATCGCGTATCTGATGAAATCCTTCGGCAATTTCCATAACGATGTCATCACGGTGCTGCAAAACTATTTTCACTACTGCGCGCTGAAGATGAGCTGCGCGGAGCTGGCGCGCGCCTTTCTGTTTCTGGCGAATCAGGGAAGGGCGCCGCACCTCGATACCCCGGTGATAAGCCCGTTGCAGGCCCGCCAGGTTAACGCGCTGATGGCCACCAGCGGAATGTATGAAAGCTCCGGCGAATTCGCCTGGCGCGTGGGGATGCCGGGGAAATCGGGCGTCGGCGGGGGAATTATCGCCGTGGTGCCGCACGAGATGTCTATCGCGGTCTGGAGCCCGGCGCTCGATCACGCCGGTAACTCTCTCGCCGGTATCGCGGCGCTGGAAATTCTCGCCCGCGAAATTGGCCGTTCTATTTTCTGA
- a CDS encoding sensor domain-containing diguanylate cyclase, whose protein sequence is MKTPDIPVNEQARLQSLHDSGLLDAAPTERFDRLTRLAKRLFNAPVALISLVDQEQLWFVSCDGAEPKPIPRRVSFCGHTILSNAPLIIADALGDERFRDNPLVNGPPHIRFYAGCPVRLPDGATAGSLCIIDTEPREFTESDALLLRDLAAIVEDEFMVLSVATSDELTGLLNRRGFTSLAGYAFSTHRRRSEPMSLGFIDLDDFKEINDTWGHAAGDEALNAMAMVMKNAFRDSDLLARLGGDEFVVLFNDTDDKGAWIAMQYLVEQTDAFNRESGKPWRLGFSWGVVQFDEERQCDLAGLLKAADDEMYKMKTTHKHAAG, encoded by the coding sequence ATGAAAACACCCGATATCCCGGTTAATGAGCAGGCGCGTCTTCAGTCCCTGCATGATTCTGGCCTGCTCGATGCGGCGCCGACAGAGCGTTTTGACCGTCTTACCCGGCTTGCGAAGCGCCTTTTTAACGCGCCGGTGGCGTTGATAAGCCTCGTCGACCAGGAGCAGCTCTGGTTCGTCTCCTGCGATGGCGCCGAGCCCAAACCTATTCCGCGCCGCGTCTCGTTCTGCGGACATACGATTTTAAGCAACGCGCCGCTGATTATCGCCGATGCGCTTGGCGATGAACGGTTTCGCGATAACCCGCTGGTCAACGGCCCGCCGCATATTCGTTTCTATGCCGGTTGTCCGGTGCGGCTGCCCGATGGCGCGACCGCAGGCTCCCTGTGCATTATCGACACCGAGCCGCGGGAATTCACCGAGTCCGACGCGCTGCTGCTGCGCGATCTGGCGGCGATTGTCGAAGATGAGTTTATGGTGCTCAGCGTGGCGACCAGCGACGAACTCACCGGGCTGCTGAACCGCCGCGGCTTTACTTCGCTTGCCGGCTACGCGTTCTCGACCCACCGGCGTCGCAGCGAGCCGATGTCGCTCGGGTTTATCGATCTCGACGATTTTAAAGAGATCAATGATACCTGGGGACACGCCGCCGGCGATGAAGCGTTAAACGCGATGGCGATGGTGATGAAAAACGCGTTCCGCGACAGCGATCTTCTGGCGCGTCTCGGCGGCGATGAATTTGTGGTGCTGTTTAACGATACCGACGACAAAGGCGCGTGGATTGCGATGCAGTATCTGGTCGAGCAGACCGACGCCTTTAACCGGGAGAGCGGTAAACCGTGGCGGCTCGGTTTCTCCTGGGGCGTGGTGCAGTTTGATGAAGAGCGACAGTGCGATCTCGCGGGGCTGCTGAAAGCCGCCGATGACGAGATGTACAAGATGAAAACCACGCACAAACACGCCGCAGGATAA
- a CDS encoding GGDEF domain-containing protein: protein MFNQAKLTGFREEKTLLNASLLFLLTTLFYFLGAMMRLVEPLSLFWPLNAVMAAVFARYPFLNRPGYYAICYVAMLAYDAMTTSWGAASLLINFSNMVFIITVALLLVRDKRRGPALARPVNALRLFNYCLVAALLCAFFGATGSLGVNAQGFLPLLCDWFSEQFSTGVLLMPWILTLTRPSWPARIKPEALWPFLALVASLAASVVIGGAGCLAFPVAALIWCAVRYPLNVTCFLTLCTGVLQIILVSAGIIEISSARLSVGSQMFSTRLGVATIAICPAIVAVSVSAINSLLAQISRRANYDHLTGVYSRSGLFEALARDDNNPALAGRPLCVMLMDLDHFKSINDNYGHECGDAVLATFGEKLRELTADAGRVARMGGEEFVIVCPDMTLDRACQLAETLRQRVAGETVVWEGQTLSFSVSIGLGYDAAPRERVSDTFTRLMREADSLLYQSKRQGRNRTSVHDEHQPTLRLAQHLS from the coding sequence ATGTTTAACCAGGCGAAGCTGACTGGTTTTCGTGAAGAAAAAACGTTGCTCAACGCATCCCTCCTTTTTCTTCTGACCACGCTGTTTTATTTCCTGGGCGCCATGATGCGCCTGGTTGAGCCATTGTCGCTGTTCTGGCCGCTGAATGCGGTCATGGCGGCGGTGTTCGCCCGTTATCCGTTCTTAAATCGGCCCGGTTACTACGCCATCTGTTATGTGGCGATGCTCGCGTACGATGCGATGACGACCAGCTGGGGCGCCGCTTCGCTGCTGATTAACTTCTCCAATATGGTGTTTATCATCACCGTGGCGCTGCTGCTGGTGCGCGATAAACGGCGCGGGCCCGCGCTCGCACGCCCGGTTAACGCGCTGCGGCTTTTTAACTACTGTCTCGTGGCGGCGTTGCTGTGCGCCTTTTTCGGCGCGACGGGCAGCCTCGGGGTTAACGCGCAGGGGTTTCTGCCGCTTTTGTGCGACTGGTTCAGCGAACAGTTTTCGACGGGCGTGCTCCTGATGCCGTGGATCCTAACGCTTACGCGGCCGTCGTGGCCTGCACGCATAAAACCCGAAGCGCTGTGGCCGTTTCTGGCGCTGGTGGCGTCGCTTGCGGCCTCGGTGGTGATTGGCGGCGCGGGCTGTCTGGCATTCCCGGTCGCGGCGCTGATCTGGTGCGCGGTGCGCTATCCGCTCAATGTGACCTGTTTCTTAACGCTCTGCACCGGCGTGCTGCAAATTATTCTGGTGAGCGCCGGGATCATTGAAATCAGCTCCGCCAGGCTCTCTGTCGGCAGCCAGATGTTTTCGACGCGACTTGGCGTGGCGACGATCGCTATCTGCCCGGCGATTGTGGCGGTGAGCGTCAGCGCCATTAACTCACTGCTGGCGCAGATCTCCCGGCGCGCCAATTACGACCATCTCACCGGCGTTTATTCACGCTCCGGGCTTTTCGAGGCGCTGGCGCGCGACGATAACAATCCGGCGCTCGCCGGGCGGCCGCTGTGCGTGATGCTGATGGATCTGGACCACTTCAAGAGCATTAATGATAACTATGGTCATGAGTGCGGCGATGCGGTGCTGGCGACCTTCGGGGAGAAGCTGCGCGAGCTGACGGCCGACGCCGGGCGCGTGGCGCGGATGGGCGGCGAAGAGTTTGTGATCGTCTGCCCGGACATGACGCTCGATCGCGCCTGTCAGCTGGCCGAGACCCTTCGCCAGCGGGTGGCCGGGGAAACGGTCGTCTGGGAAGGGCAGACGCTCTCTTTCAGCGTCAGTATCGGCCTTGGCTATGACGCGGCGCCGCGTGAGCGGGTCAGCGACACCTTCACCCGGCTGATGCGCGAAGCGGACAGCCTGCTGTACCAGTCCAAACGGCAGGGGCGCAACCGGACCTCGGTGCACGATGAGCATCAGCCGACGCTGCGTCTGGCGCAACATCTGTCATAA
- a CDS encoding GNAT family N-acetyltransferase: MTLAYTVRRLSAAEIPTHLDSLCDVLTDCVEGGASVSFMLPFSPEKARAFWLDVAQSAARDDRLVLAAFDEQGKAVGTVQLILSQPENQPHRADVSKLLVHRRARRGGIARALMETLESEARKAGKTVLVLDTSTGSDAERFYSRHQWEKAGVIPNYALMPDGAPCGTTVFFKQL; this comes from the coding sequence ATGACCCTGGCGTATACCGTTCGTCGCCTCAGCGCGGCGGAGATCCCCACCCATTTAGATTCCCTGTGCGATGTGCTGACTGACTGCGTGGAAGGCGGCGCGTCGGTGAGCTTTATGCTGCCGTTCAGCCCGGAGAAAGCGCGCGCCTTCTGGCTTGATGTCGCGCAAAGCGCGGCCCGCGACGATCGCCTGGTGCTGGCGGCATTTGATGAACAGGGAAAGGCCGTCGGCACCGTACAACTGATCCTCAGCCAGCCGGAAAACCAGCCCCACCGCGCGGATGTCTCGAAACTCCTGGTGCATCGACGCGCGCGTCGCGGCGGCATCGCCCGGGCGCTGATGGAAACCCTGGAAAGCGAGGCGCGTAAAGCCGGTAAAACGGTGCTGGTGCTGGATACGTCTACCGGCAGCGATGCCGAACGATTTTATTCACGTCATCAATGGGAAAAGGCCGGCGTGATCCCGAATTACGCCCTGATGCCGGACGGCGCCCCCTGCGGCACAACCGTTTTTTTTAAGCAGCTATAA
- a CDS encoding autotransporter domain-containing esterase, with protein MSFPLSGLSLRVGLALGLACGVAAPAAAWDNLYVFGDSLSDTGNNGRYTFDSNRYPLYDEILAQNNGLTLSPSDKGGNNYAAGGGVAVPALGADNTQDQVQRYLSQTNGRADRDGLYIHYVGGNDLGAAVLQPLQAQSIVTGSATAAASQVRTLLNAGAGTVIVPTVPDVSATPTLIETVIQLGTAGNSAALQAAFASLGSAQTPTLAARQEAIRNAFYAAAGEVSPLPALQQALGDALYAAYETAAGQVSALSQLYNATEEQALVASGGGNIVRADINAIFNEILANPAQFGITNTAGMACPPGLSAADCTSSSAGFNASQAWLFADHLHPSPQVHRLMADYIQSILAAPAQVALLNKATAAQVQNSRATLDSRYQQRRSEQAEQGSAGVFGGYSGEYARYTKNETGDGSASTNNLTLGADYRVTENWLVGALVAGSLDDQRPTDNLSYDARGYQAALFTAVDFGPGWINADVHWLKGEYRNIQRRVELGPLTRVETGETDAKLWGARLTAGLDLPVTRALTTGPVVQYAWDYSHVEGYSEAGDDSTAMRFRDQNFHSQIGSVGWRLDADLGMVKPYAQVDYKHQFGDSVWRGQGGLKSTSLTFSRDGAEDDKNWMDITAGASVALSSNVSAFAALSQTAGLSSGEQTRYNIGVSASF; from the coding sequence ATGTCTTTTCCACTCTCTGGTCTTTCCCTGCGGGTAGGGCTGGCGCTGGGCTTAGCCTGTGGCGTCGCCGCGCCCGCCGCCGCCTGGGATAACCTCTATGTCTTTGGCGACAGCCTGAGCGATACCGGCAATAACGGCCGCTACACCTTCGACAGCAACCGCTATCCGCTGTATGACGAAATCCTCGCGCAAAACAATGGCCTCACGCTTTCGCCCTCTGATAAAGGCGGCAATAACTACGCCGCAGGCGGCGGCGTGGCGGTGCCTGCGCTTGGCGCAGACAACACCCAGGATCAGGTGCAGCGCTATTTAAGCCAGACGAATGGCCGGGCGGATCGCGACGGGCTCTATATCCACTACGTTGGCGGCAACGACCTTGGGGCCGCGGTGCTGCAACCGCTCCAGGCGCAATCCATCGTAACCGGCAGCGCCACGGCGGCGGCTTCACAGGTGCGCACGCTCTTAAACGCGGGGGCAGGAACGGTGATTGTCCCGACGGTGCCGGATGTCTCCGCCACGCCAACGTTAATCGAAACCGTTATTCAGCTGGGAACCGCCGGCAACAGCGCCGCGCTGCAGGCCGCGTTCGCCTCGCTCGGCAGCGCGCAAACCCCGACGCTCGCCGCGCGCCAGGAGGCGATCCGCAACGCGTTTTACGCCGCGGCGGGCGAGGTCAGTCCGCTCCCGGCGCTGCAACAGGCCCTTGGCGATGCGCTTTACGCCGCCTATGAGACGGCCGCCGGACAGGTCTCGGCGTTAAGCCAGCTCTATAACGCGACCGAAGAGCAGGCGCTGGTCGCGAGCGGCGGCGGCAATATTGTACGCGCCGACATCAACGCCATTTTCAATGAAATCCTCGCGAATCCGGCGCAGTTCGGCATTACCAATACCGCGGGCATGGCGTGCCCGCCGGGGCTGTCCGCCGCCGACTGCACCTCGTCGAGCGCGGGATTTAACGCCAGCCAGGCGTGGCTGTTTGCCGATCACTTGCACCCGAGCCCGCAGGTGCACCGCCTGATGGCGGACTATATCCAGTCGATCCTCGCCGCGCCGGCGCAGGTCGCCCTGCTGAACAAGGCGACGGCCGCGCAGGTGCAGAACAGTCGCGCCACGCTCGACAGCCGTTATCAGCAACGCCGTAGCGAGCAGGCGGAACAGGGCAGCGCAGGCGTCTTTGGCGGCTACAGCGGCGAATATGCACGCTACACGAAGAACGAGACCGGCGACGGCAGCGCCAGCACTAACAATCTGACCCTCGGCGCGGATTACCGGGTGACGGAGAACTGGCTGGTCGGCGCGCTGGTTGCAGGCTCGCTCGACGATCAACGACCGACGGATAACCTGAGCTATGACGCGCGCGGTTACCAGGCGGCGCTCTTTACCGCGGTCGATTTCGGGCCGGGATGGATCAATGCCGACGTTCACTGGCTGAAAGGCGAATACCGCAATATCCAGCGCCGCGTGGAGCTCGGGCCGCTGACGCGCGTCGAGACGGGCGAAACCGACGCTAAACTCTGGGGCGCGCGCCTGACCGCCGGGCTGGATCTGCCGGTGACCCGCGCGCTCACGACCGGTCCGGTGGTGCAGTACGCGTGGGATTACAGCCATGTGGAGGGTTACAGCGAAGCGGGCGACGACAGCACCGCGATGCGTTTTCGCGATCAGAACTTCCATTCGCAAATCGGCAGCGTCGGCTGGCGTCTGGATGCCGATCTCGGCATGGTGAAACCCTACGCGCAGGTGGATTATAAGCATCAGTTCGGCGATTCGGTCTGGCGCGGTCAGGGCGGGCTAAAATCGACGTCGCTCACCTTTAGTCGCGACGGGGCGGAAGATGACAAAAACTGGATGGATATCACGGCAGGCGCCAGCGTCGCGCTGAGCAGCAACGTGTCGGCGTTCGCGGCGCTGTCGCAAACCGCAGGCCTCAGCAGCGGCGAGCAGACGCGTTATAACATCGGCGTCAGCGCCTCGTTCTGA
- a CDS encoding tagaturonate reductase, producing the protein MKTLNRRDFPGALWPERIIQFGEGNFLRAFVDWQVDLLNEHTDLNAGVVVVRPIASDFPPSLNTQDGLYTTIIRGLNEKGEAVSESRLIRSVNREVSVYAQYDEFLKLAHNPDIRFVFSNTTEAGISYHAGDKFEDAPAVSYPAKLTRLLFERFSHFNGAQDKGWVLIPCELIDYNGGALRELVLRYAREWALPAAFIGWLESANTFCSTLVDRIVTGYPRDEVAQLEESLGYHDAFLDTAEHFYLFVIQGPQWLAQELRLDKLPLNVLIVDDIKPYKARKVAILNGAHTALVPVAFQAGLNTVGEAMDDAQICAFVEKAIHEEIIPVLDLPRDELESFADAVVSRFRNPYIKHQLLSIALNGMTKFRTRILPQLLAGQAQKGTLPPRLTFALASLIAFYRGERSGESYPLQDDAHWLARYQQLWTNLGDKTITLRELVDAVLADSEHWEQDLTTVPGLAEQVTRDLDAILARGMRNAVAPLC; encoded by the coding sequence GTGAAAACATTGAATCGTCGTGATTTTCCTGGCGCGCTCTGGCCGGAGCGCATCATCCAGTTCGGTGAAGGGAACTTCCTGCGGGCTTTTGTCGACTGGCAGGTGGATCTTCTTAATGAACATACCGATCTGAACGCCGGGGTGGTCGTGGTGCGTCCTATCGCCAGCGATTTCCCGCCGTCTCTTAATACGCAGGACGGGCTCTATACTACGATTATTCGCGGTCTGAATGAGAAGGGTGAGGCGGTGAGCGAGTCACGACTCATTCGTTCCGTGAATCGTGAAGTGAGTGTTTATGCGCAGTATGACGAGTTCCTGAAGCTCGCGCATAACCCGGATATCCGCTTTGTGTTCTCCAATACGACCGAAGCGGGTATCAGCTATCACGCCGGCGATAAGTTCGAAGACGCGCCGGCGGTAAGCTACCCGGCGAAACTCACTCGACTGCTGTTCGAGCGTTTCAGCCACTTTAACGGCGCGCAGGATAAAGGCTGGGTGCTTATTCCGTGCGAGCTTATCGATTATAACGGCGGGGCGCTGCGCGAGCTGGTGCTTCGCTATGCCCGTGAATGGGCGCTGCCTGCTGCTTTTATCGGCTGGCTTGAGAGCGCCAATACGTTCTGCTCGACGCTGGTTGACCGTATCGTTACCGGCTATCCGCGCGATGAAGTGGCCCAGCTTGAAGAGAGCCTTGGCTATCACGACGCGTTTCTCGATACCGCCGAACACTTCTACCTGTTCGTGATCCAGGGGCCGCAGTGGCTCGCGCAGGAGCTGCGTCTCGATAAACTGCCGCTCAATGTGCTGATCGTCGATGATATTAAGCCGTATAAGGCGCGCAAAGTGGCCATCCTCAACGGCGCGCATACCGCGCTGGTGCCGGTCGCTTTCCAGGCCGGGCTGAACACGGTCGGTGAGGCGATGGATGACGCGCAGATTTGCGCGTTCGTTGAGAAGGCTATCCATGAAGAGATCATTCCGGTGCTGGATCTGCCGCGCGACGAGCTGGAATCTTTCGCCGATGCGGTGGTGAGCCGTTTTCGCAACCCGTACATCAAGCATCAGCTGCTCTCCATTGCGCTTAACGGCATGACCAAATTCCGCACCCGCATTCTGCCGCAGCTGCTGGCGGGGCAGGCGCAGAAGGGCACATTGCCGCCACGCCTGACGTTCGCGCTGGCGTCGCTTATCGCCTTTTATCGCGGCGAACGCAGTGGCGAAAGCTATCCGCTGCAGGATGACGCCCACTGGCTGGCGCGCTATCAGCAGCTCTGGACGAATCTCGGCGATAAGACCATTACGCTGCGCGAGCTGGTGGACGCGGTACTGGCGGATAGCGAGCACTGGGAGCAGGATCTGACCACCGTGCCGGGGCTGGCGGAGCAGGTGACGCGCGATCTTGACGCCATTCTTGCCCGTGGCATGCGTAACGCCGTCGCACCGCTGTGCTGA